AATCCGGCGACCCGAAGAAGCAGGTCCGCTGCATCTACGTGGCCATCGGCCAGAAGGGCTCCACCATCGCCTCGGTGAAGCAGAGCCTGGAAGACGCCGGCGCCATGGAGTACACCACCATCGTGGCCTCCCCGGCAGCCGATTCCGCTGGCTTCAAGTACATCGCCCCGTACACCGGCTCGGCCATCGGCCAGCACTGGATGTACAACGGCAAGCATGTGCTCATCGTCTTCGATGACTTGTCCAAGCAGGCAGAGGCCTATCGTTCGATTTCCCTGCTGCTGCGCCGCCCGCCGGGGCGTGAGGCATACCCGGGTGATGTGTTCTACCTGCACTCCCGCCTGCTCGAACGTTGCGCCAAGGTCTCCGATGACCTGGGCGGCGGTTCGATGACGGGTCTGCCGATCGTCGAGACCAAGGCGAACGATGTGTCCGCCTATATCCCGACCAACGTGATCTCCATCACCGACGGCCAGATCTTCCTGCAGTCCGATCTGTTCAACGCCAACCAGCGCCCCGCCGTGGACGTCGGTATCTCCGTCTCCCGAGTCGGTGGCGCCGCACAGACCAAGGCTCTGAAGAAGGTCTCCGGTACGCTGAAGATCTCCCTGGCACAGTACCGTTCGCTGGAATCCTTCGCCATGTTCGCCTCCGATCTGGATGCGGCATCCAAGGCCCAGCTGACCCGTGGTGCCCACTTGACCGAGCTGTTGAAGCAGCCGCAGTTCCACCCGTACTCGCCGGAACAGGAAGTCGTGTCCGTATGGACCGGCACCCACGGCAAGCTCGACGACCTCGACCTGAAGGACGTCCTTCCGTTCGAGCAGGGACTGCTGGACTACATCGACCACAACACCGATATCCTCAAGACCATTCGCGAGACCGAGGAATTCACCGCCGACACCGAGGCTGCCCTCGATAAGGCCGTGGATGAGTTCCGCTCGACGTTCGTCTCCGGCAGCGGCAAGCCGTTGGAAGAGAAGAAGGTCGAAAGCGTCAAGGCCGCGCCGGTCGATCAGGAAAAGATCGTGGCGGGAGAAAAGTAAGCCATGGGCTCGCAACTCGCATTGAAATCACGCATCCACTCCACCGAGTCGTTGGCGAAGATCTTCAACGCTCAGGAGATGATCGCGTCTTCGCATATCGCCAAGGCCCGTGATGTGGCCCTGAACGCGAAGCCGTACTCCGATGCGATTTTCGATGCCGTGCAAGCGTTGGTGGCCCACACCCATATCACGCATCCGATTGCGGTGAAGGACGAGAACAACCCGCGTGTGGCCGTTCTCGCCCTCACCTCGGATCGTGGCATGGCCGGCCCGTACACCTCTTCGATTATCCGTGAAACGGAGTCGCTGCTGTCCCGCCTTGATGCGGCAGGCAAGCAGCCGGAGCTGTTCGTGTACGGGCGTCGCGGTTCGACGTACTACAAGTACCGCAATCGTGACATCGCGGCGACGTGGGAAGGAAACACCGACCAGCCCGGCGTGGAAATCGCTGAAACGATCTCCGACACCCTGATGGACGCCTACATGAAACCGGCCGAGAAGGGTGGAGTCTCCGAACTCTACATCGTCTACACCGAGTTCATCAACATGGTGGTGCAGAAGGTGCGCGTGCTGCGCATGCTGCCGGTCGAGATCGTGCAGAACGAGACCAAGGTGCCGTCGCCCGATGAAGCGGCCCCGTCCACTGCGGACATCGCCCCGCTGTACACGTTCGAGCCCAGTCTCGAAAAGGTGTTGGACGCGATTCTGCCGAAGTACATCCAGTCCCGAATCCACGAGTGCCTGCTGACCGCAGCCGCGTCGGAAACCGCAAGCCGCCAGAACGCCATGCACACGGCGACCGACAACGCGCGAAACCTGATCGATGACCTTACCCGCAAGCTCAACGCTTCCCGTCAGGCCTCGATCACCCAGGAACTTACCGAAATCATCGGCAGCGCCGACGCGCTGACCAAGAAGGAAGAGTAGGAACGCATATGGCTGACAACCAGACCACTGCGGCCGAGCCTACCAACGGTCGCGTCACCCGCGTCCAGGGCTCGGTTATCGACGTTGAATTCCCGGTGGGTCATCTGCCCGACATCTACAACGCCCTGAAAGTAACGATCGTCAACACCGGCGCCAAGGAAGAAGGCGAGGCGAAGGAGACCGAGATCACCCTCGAGGTCGAACAGCACCTCGGTGATTCCACAGTCCGTTGCGTCGCTCTGAAGCCCACCGACGGCCTGGTCCGTGGTGCCTCCGTCTCCGACACCGGCGTCCCGATCTCCGTGCCTGTCGGCGACGTGACCAAGGGCCACGTCTTCGATGTGTCCGGTAACATCCTCAACAAGAAGCCGGATGAGACCATCACCGTCTCCGAGCGTTGGCCAATCCACCGCAACCCGCCGGCCTTCGATCAGCTGGAGTCCAAGACCCAGATGTTCGAGACGGGCATCAAGGTCATCGACCTGCTGACCCCGTACGTGCAGGGCGGCAAGATCGGTCTGTTCGGTGGTGCAGGTGTGGGCAAGACCGTGCTGATTCAGGAAATGATTCAGCGCGTGGCCCAGAACCACGGTGGTGTGTCCGTGTTCGCTGGCGTCGGCGAGCGTACCCGTGAGGGTAACGATCTGATCGGCGAAATGGCCGAGGCCGGCGTGCTTGAGAAGACCGCACTGGTCTTTGGCCAGATGGATGAGCAGCCGGGCACCCGTCTGCGCGTCCCGCTGACCGCACTGACCATGGCAGAGTACTTCCGTGACGTGCAGAACCAGGACGTGCTGCTGTTCATCGACAACATCTTCCGCTTCACCCAGGCCGGTTCCGAGGTGTCCACCCTGCTGGGTCGTATGCCTTCCGCCGTGGGTTACCAGCCGAACCTGGCCGATGAGATGGGTTCCCTTCAGGAGCGCATCACCTCGACCCGTGGTCACTCGATCACCTCGTTGCAGGCCATTTACGTGCCGGCCGATGATTACACCGACCCGGCCCCGGCCACGACCTTCGCCCACCTGGATGCGACCACCGAGCTTTCCCGTGACATCGCCTCCAAGGGCATCTACCCGGCCGTGGATCCGCTGAGCTCCACTTCGCGAATCCTCGATCCGCGTTACGTGGGCCAGGCCCACTACGACTGCGCCAACCGCGTCAAGGCGATTCTGCAGCGCAACAAGGAACTGCAGGACATCATCGCCCTGATCGGTATCGACGAGCTCAGCGAGGAAGACAAGACCACCGTGAACCGTGCCCGCAAGATCGAGCAGTTCCTCGGCCAGAACTTCTACGTGGCCGAGAAGTTCACCGGTCGCCCCGGCTCCTACGTGCCGGCCGACGAGACCATCGAAGCCTTCACCCGCATCTGCGACGGCGTGTACGACGACGTCCCGGAGCAGGCGTTCTCCGGCATCGGCGGCATCGACGACCTCGAAGAGAAGTGGCACAACATGCAGAAGGAACTGGGTGCGTGATGGCTGCGGAAAAAACCACGATGAAGGTCAACATCGTCGCCGCTGACCACCCTGTGTGGCACGGCGAGGCGACGAGTGTGACCATTCCCGCCTCTGAGGGCGGCATGGGCATCCTGCCCGACCATGAGCCTGTGCTCACAGTGATCAAGCAGGGTACGCTCACCGTGGTTGAGCCCGATGGCGATCGTCACATGTTCGAGGTGACCGACGGATTCATTTCCTTCGACTCGAACAAACTCACCGTGGCGGTCGAGCGCGGCCACGACGTCCAGTACTCCGGCATCGCCGAGTGATCTGAACCAACTCCTTAAGGGACTCTCTGGTTTTCCAGAGAGCCCCTTTTGCTATGTATGCCATGTGTTGCGCTACAGTGGTGGCCTATGCGAGTTATTGTTGCCGACTGTTCGGCCGAGTATTCGGGCCGCCTCAACGCCTCACTGCCCCTGGCCAAACGTGTATTGCTGATCAAGGCCGATTCCAGCCTGTTGATTTTCTCCGAATTGGGCTCCTACAAGCCGCTGAACTGGATGACCGCGCCCTGCACGATTCGTGAGATCGACCCAGCCGCCAAATCTGCGCAACATTCCCGGGAAAGTGTCGCTGGTGGGGCTGTGGATGGTGATTCCGCGACGCATTCCCCGGAAAGTGTCGCCGCTGGTGAGCCGGAAAAGGTGTTACGTGTCAGCGCCGACAAGGGCTCGGACATTCTTGAAGTGACGCTGCAACACATCTATTCCGACCAAACCTATGATCTGGGCGAAGATCCGGGTCTCATCAAGGATGGCGTGGAAGACCATCTGCAGCGCTATCTGGCCGAGCAGATCGAGCGTATCGGCAAGGGAGCCAAGCTGGTGCGTCGCGAATACCCGACCGCCATTGGCCCAGTGGATATTATGGCCGTGAATGCCGAAGGCGAGCATGTGGCTGTGGAAATCAAACGTCACGGCGGCATTGATGGCGTCGAGCAGCTGACTCGCTACTGCGAACTGCTCAATCGTGATCCGCTGCTGGCCCCGGTGCACGGCATCTTCGCCGCACAAACCATCACGCCGCAAGCCCAGGTCTTGGCCAAGGACCGTGGCTTCACCTGCCTCATTCTCGATTACGACGATATGAAAGGCACCGAGGACGACAGTCTCAGGCTGTTCTAGATATAGCAGGGGCTCCCTCATCAGAGGGAGCCCCTGCTATATCTTTATCTTTTAGTACGCGGCGAGAATATCGATTACGAAGACCAACGTGGAGTTGGCGGGAATCGAACCTTGCTCCTTATCTCCATAGGCCTGATCCGGCGGAATCACCAGCAGAACCTGAGAGCCGACGGTCTGGCCGACCAGACCCTTCTGCCAGCCCTCGATAACCTGATGCTGGCCGCTGGAATCGCTGAACAGATCGGCGTCGATTGTGGAATCGCGATCCCAGGACGAATCGAACTGCTTGCCATTCGTAAGCCAACCGGTGTACTTGACCACCACGGTGTTCTTGTCGGTCAGCTTGGCGCCGTTACCCTTGATCAGCGTCTGCGAGATCAGCGAATCAACCGAACCCTGACCGTTCATGTCAATGGACGGCTTGCCATTCTTGGCTCGCGTCACCTTCGGCAGATTGGCCGGCACATTCTTGACTTCCTCGCCAGTGGCCTTCTTCAGGTCCTTGGACTTGGAGACAAACGTCATCGCCAGAATGTAAGAGTATCCGGACGAATCCTGAGCGTTGACGCCAAAGCCGATCGTGGTGTTGATCTTGGCGCCCTTGATCTGGTTGTAGTAGGTCGAGGAGAGGGTCTTGGAATCCACCTTCAGCGAGCAATCCGGCGTGTTCTTGGTCCAGGTGTCCATGAGCTCGGTGCCGTCTTTAACGTTGAGCGCGATGCCTTGGGCACAGACGCGGTCGCCCTCCTCGATCACGTCGCCATCGCCCTTTTGCAGCACCACATAGGAGCCGTCGGACACGGTCATCGGCGTATTAAAGGAGATGGTCGGCTTCTCGCCGAGCTTGCCCTTGGCGGTCACGCCGGCAATTTGGCCCTTCTTGTCAGAAGAGTCGGAAGATGAAGAGGAATCGGAAGAAGAGGATTTCGAGTCCGAGCTCGAACTGGAGCAGGCAGCCAGCGACACGCACATCGCCAGTGAACAGGCAAGAGCAACGGCCTTGCCGAGGGGGGATAACATAGACTTAACAGACTTACGCATGGCACACCACCCTACTGGTAAACCTTGATTTTCTGCGCTCCTAGGTAATAAACAGGTGAAGATTGTAGAATGGTTGAGTTATGAGTGCTGAAGAACAGACTACAAGACCGGATAAGGGCGCCAAGCGTCCATCCCGTCATGCCAAGATCATGCGTGGAGTGGTGACGCCTATCTTCGGCCTATTGGCCGTGGCGGCTGTGGTGTTGGGGTACATGAATGCCACGATATGGAAGCCCTCCACTGAAATCACCGCTTCCGCAACCATGAGCGGCTCCCGGTATGCCGTCACTGATCCGAATGTGCTGACCTTGTTGGATCAGAACGCCACGATAACCGTGGACTCGGGATCCTCTCAGGACGAGGCGTGCGTGGCGTTGGGGCCGGCCAAGGATGTTGCCGGATGGGTCGCGTCCGAGAAGTCCTATACCCGCATCACCGGATTGGCGTCATGGAGCGAGCTGAGCACCCGGAAGGGAAGCAGCACGAGTCAGGGAGCGCCTACCAGTGCCGATGGCGCGGTGTCGTTCAAGGATTCCGATATGTGGACTGACGTGAGATGCGGCACTGGGTCCGTTTCGCTGGAGAGCAAGAAGACCGGCGCCTCGACGGTAGCCATTGTGGATCTGGGCGAAAATGTCACCAACGCCAAGGTGCAGCTGCACTGGGTGCGCTCCGCAGTGCCGGACTTTGCGATGCCGTTCTATCTGTCCGGCGGATTGCTGGCCGTGCTGGCCGTACTGTGCGCCTCCGTGTTCGCCATGCCGCCGCATAAGCGCCGCAAGCGCATGGTGGAAGGCACGGCAAGCGCCGTAATTGAGGAAGAGGCGCCCGCCAGCATCGCAGTGTCCGGGAAGCCGGATGGGGCAAGTCGACGTAATCGTCGCCGCCACGCCACGCATCAGCGTTCGGGCCGTGCGTCCTCGCAATCTGAAGCCACCGAAACACCGGTTATCATCGACCCAAGTTCGCGTAACCTGGTCGCCGACCAGCAGACCGGTGCCGAGAGCGGCGCTGAGACCGGCTTCAGCGCCGGCGATAACGAAGCGACTTCGGTAATCACCCCTGACGAACTGCAGGCCTACTTCTCCCGCTTGGCCCAAGAGGTCAATACCGGAGACGACTCGGCCGATGCCGGACAGGAGGAAAGCTGATGAACAAGCGATGGAACAAACTGTGTGTGGCCGCCCTCGCCTGCGTGGCGTTGGTCGTGCCGTTGACCGCCTGTGAAGGCCGGCTGCCGACGCCGGCTGCTGATACCTCCACCAAGGTTGCGCCGGATTTGACCGAGACGCAGGAGAAGAAGATTCGCCTGAAGATTCTCAAGACGATCGATGAAGCCGATCAGGCCAAGAATCCCGATGGATATGCGGCCGTTATGGGCGGGCCCCAGCTGGACATTCGCATCAGCCAGACCACGATCAATCAGCGTGGCGGCGGTATGTCCCAATATGCGACCATTCCCAAGGACATCGCCCAGACGGTGATTCCTACGGACGACGGATGGCCTCGCTCGGTGTTCACCATCACGACCACCACCGAAGATCAGCAGTCCAAGCGTTTGCTGGTCTTCGATCAGGAATCCGCCCAGCAGAATTACAAGCTGATGGCCATGGCTCGACTGTTTGAGGGAGCCAAGCTGCCAAAGTTCGAGATTCCGACTCTTGGCTCGCAGATGGGCACCGCAAAGGATGAGAAGCTGGTGGCCACTCCCGCCGATGCCTTGACCCAATACGCCGATGTGCTGCAGAACGGCTCCAAGAGCCAATACGCTTCCAAGTTCGCAGACGATCTGCTGCGCCAGGAACTGGCCAATACCACGGCCAAGGTGCAGGAAGGTATGCAACGCAACAATGGTACGCAAGAGCAAAAATTCACCGCTGTGCCTGAACAGATGTGGGTGATGCGTGCTGCAGACGGTGCCGGTGATTTGGTGGTTGGCCGTATTAACGGCGAATGGACTCGCAAGGCAGGGGATGGCCGCGAATCGCAGCCGGCTTCCGACGACGAGAAGGCGCTGTTCAATAGCGACAAGTACACCAGCACCATGAAGGTCACGTATGTGAACGTGGTGGCCTTGTACATTCCGTTGGCAAGCTCCGGTGCGCAAATCACCGCAGTGGGCGCCGACCGTCAGCCGGTAAAGGTCGAAGCGCTGTAATTGTTGCCGCCACCCACCGCGCGGTTAACGTCCCACCACGATGTGATTCGTCCACCACGATGTCGATAAAATCTTACCTTTCGCATAATGGTGCCGTTTGGGGTCACATCGTGGTGGGCGTTTTGCTACGTGGTGGGAATTTCACCGCGTAGTGGAAGAATCACTACGTGGTGGGAATCGGCATTACAATCAATGTCAGCAAATGTGATTGTTGTTGTACGCGAATCGCGTGGAATCGGGAGGCATTATGGCAGAGCAGCAGTTCAATCCGGGAGTCTCATTGGCGGGTGCCGTCGATTTGGAGGCGCTGAAGCATCAGGTCAAGGCCGAGCCCGGCCAAGCGGGCGGCGCGCCTGCCGCTGGTGGGTACGTGATCGACACCACCGAAAACACCTTCCAGGCAATGGTGCAGACTTCTGCGACCTTCCCGATCCTGTTGCTCCTGTGGGTGCCGACCGATGACCGCCTGTTCCCGATGGCCCGTGTACTGGGCGACGCGGTGAATGCCCTGAACGGCCAGATTCAGCTCTCCCGTATCGATATCTCGTCCAATCCCTCGATTGCCCAAGCGCTGCAAGTGCAGGGCGCGCCCGCACTGTTTGCGTTGATTGCCGGCCGTCCGATGCCGCTGTTGCAGGGCCTTCCGGGTGACGACGAGCTCAAGCAACTTACCGACGAG
The window above is part of the Bifidobacterium longum subsp. infantis ATCC 15697 = JCM 1222 = DSM 20088 genome. Proteins encoded here:
- the atpA gene encoding F0F1 ATP synthase subunit alpha, whose product is MAELTIDPASIRKALDDFVSSYKPSDTPTQEVGYVATAGDGIAHVTGLPGCMANELLTFEDGTLGLAFNLDAREIGVVILGDFAGIEEGQEVRRTGEVLSVPVGDGYLGRVVDPLGKPIDGLGEIQNIEGRRILEAQAPDVMHRHPVDEPLSTGLKAIDAMTPIGRGQRQLIIGDRQTGKTAIAIDTIINQKANWESGDPKKQVRCIYVAIGQKGSTIASVKQSLEDAGAMEYTTIVASPAADSAGFKYIAPYTGSAIGQHWMYNGKHVLIVFDDLSKQAEAYRSISLLLRRPPGREAYPGDVFYLHSRLLERCAKVSDDLGGGSMTGLPIVETKANDVSAYIPTNVISITDGQIFLQSDLFNANQRPAVDVGISVSRVGGAAQTKALKKVSGTLKISLAQYRSLESFAMFASDLDAASKAQLTRGAHLTELLKQPQFHPYSPEQEVVSVWTGTHGKLDDLDLKDVLPFEQGLLDYIDHNTDILKTIRETEEFTADTEAALDKAVDEFRSTFVSGSGKPLEEKKVESVKAAPVDQEKIVAGEK
- a CDS encoding F0F1 ATP synthase subunit gamma, whose protein sequence is MGSQLALKSRIHSTESLAKIFNAQEMIASSHIAKARDVALNAKPYSDAIFDAVQALVAHTHITHPIAVKDENNPRVAVLALTSDRGMAGPYTSSIIRETESLLSRLDAAGKQPELFVYGRRGSTYYKYRNRDIAATWEGNTDQPGVEIAETISDTLMDAYMKPAEKGGVSELYIVYTEFINMVVQKVRVLRMLPVEIVQNETKVPSPDEAAPSTADIAPLYTFEPSLEKVLDAILPKYIQSRIHECLLTAAASETASRQNAMHTATDNARNLIDDLTRKLNASRQASITQELTEIIGSADALTKKEE
- the atpD gene encoding F0F1 ATP synthase subunit beta, which produces MADNQTTAAEPTNGRVTRVQGSVIDVEFPVGHLPDIYNALKVTIVNTGAKEEGEAKETEITLEVEQHLGDSTVRCVALKPTDGLVRGASVSDTGVPISVPVGDVTKGHVFDVSGNILNKKPDETITVSERWPIHRNPPAFDQLESKTQMFETGIKVIDLLTPYVQGGKIGLFGGAGVGKTVLIQEMIQRVAQNHGGVSVFAGVGERTREGNDLIGEMAEAGVLEKTALVFGQMDEQPGTRLRVPLTALTMAEYFRDVQNQDVLLFIDNIFRFTQAGSEVSTLLGRMPSAVGYQPNLADEMGSLQERITSTRGHSITSLQAIYVPADDYTDPAPATTFAHLDATTELSRDIASKGIYPAVDPLSSTSRILDPRYVGQAHYDCANRVKAILQRNKELQDIIALIGIDELSEEDKTTVNRARKIEQFLGQNFYVAEKFTGRPGSYVPADETIEAFTRICDGVYDDVPEQAFSGIGGIDDLEEKWHNMQKELGA
- a CDS encoding F0F1 ATP synthase subunit epsilon, which codes for MAAEKTTMKVNIVAADHPVWHGEATSVTIPASEGGMGILPDHEPVLTVIKQGTLTVVEPDGDRHMFEVTDGFISFDSNKLTVAVERGHDVQYSGIAE
- the nucS gene encoding endonuclease NucS; amino-acid sequence: MRVIVADCSAEYSGRLNASLPLAKRVLLIKADSSLLIFSELGSYKPLNWMTAPCTIREIDPAAKSAQHSRESVAGGAVDGDSATHSPESVAAGEPEKVLRVSADKGSDILEVTLQHIYSDQTYDLGEDPGLIKDGVEDHLQRYLAEQIERIGKGAKLVRREYPTAIGPVDIMAVNAEGEHVAVEIKRHGGIDGVEQLTRYCELLNRDPLLAPVHGIFAAQTITPQAQVLAKDRGFTCLILDYDDMKGTEDDSLRLF
- a CDS encoding FKBP-type peptidyl-prolyl cis-trans isomerase, yielding MRKSVKSMLSPLGKAVALACSLAMCVSLAACSSSSSDSKSSSSDSSSSSDSSDKKGQIAGVTAKGKLGEKPTISFNTPMTVSDGSYVVLQKGDGDVIEEGDRVCAQGIALNVKDGTELMDTWTKNTPDCSLKVDSKTLSSTYYNQIKGAKINTTIGFGVNAQDSSGYSYILAMTFVSKSKDLKKATGEEVKNVPANLPKVTRAKNGKPSIDMNGQGSVDSLISQTLIKGNGAKLTDKNTVVVKYTGWLTNGKQFDSSWDRDSTIDADLFSDSSGQHQVIEGWQKGLVGQTVGSQVLLVIPPDQAYGDKEQGSIPANSTLVFVIDILAAY